From one Gammaproteobacteria bacterium genomic stretch:
- the rsmD gene encoding 16S rRNA (guanine(966)-N(2))-methyltransferase RsmD, with the protein MRIIAGSAKGRRLFGPSGSGTRPMTDRAREALFSSLGDRVVDARVFDLYAGSGSIGLEALSRGAESVVFVEKARPALLALRRNIDNVGLGGTVFALDVERFLDAADTDADLAFVDPPYGLSLASVEKILSKLVPRLTAGADVILHRRVGERPPNVGGLALVDRRRYGDTVLWRLRKEEA; encoded by the coding sequence ATGAGGATCATCGCCGGCAGTGCAAAGGGCCGCCGTCTCTTCGGACCTTCGGGATCCGGCACACGCCCGATGACGGATCGTGCCCGCGAGGCGCTGTTCTCGTCGCTGGGGGATCGCGTCGTCGATGCCCGGGTGTTCGACTTGTATGCAGGGTCGGGTTCCATCGGTCTCGAGGCGTTGAGCCGTGGTGCAGAGTCCGTCGTGTTCGTGGAGAAGGCACGACCGGCGCTCTTGGCGCTTCGGCGCAATATCGACAACGTCGGGTTGGGCGGAACCGTGTTCGCCCTGGACGTGGAGCGTTTTCTGGACGCCGCGGATACCGACGCGGATCTGGCATTCGTTGACCCGCCATACGGGCTGTCGCTAGCGTCTGTAGAGAAGATCTTGAGCAAACTGGTCCCGAGGCTGACTGCCGGAGCGGACGTCATACTCCATCGAAGGGTGGGGGAGCGGCCGCCGAACGTCGGAGGCCTCGCGCTGGTCGACCGCCGCAGATACGGGGATACCGTTCTGTGGCGCCTGAGGAAGGAGGAGGCGTGA
- the recG gene encoding ATP-dependent DNA helicase RecG — MSSLAHLSEVAVEQVKLLSGRRGEKLRNAGIGTVADLLQHVPRRYIDRSRTEQIATVPVGREVTIIGTVQRVSTRRPRRNLAITEAVVSDESARITVVWFNQAFRERQLSVGAEVALSGKVESFRGRLQMKSPDVDLMRSASESLVTGRVVPVYPSAGGLSSGYLRRAIHNALGRARPIDDPLPSEMVRRLGLIDRDRAISDIHFPETPDVVAPARRRLVFDELFRLEVALALSKRQMIEEAVGIAHGPDGLLLGRFIEGLPFTLTSAQGRVIDEIGRDMQAPHPMHRLLLGEVGSGKTVVAVSALMTGVEGGYQGAVMAPTEVLAVQHYLSITALLAGAGLAPPPDDTPNLFSGEGTGVKLALLTSSNAEVNFRPHVTRDEVVELVAEGAVDIVVGTHALIQEGVRFAALGVAVIDEQHRFGVHQRVLLKEKADDADPDLLIMTATPIPRTLSMTLYGDLDVSLLDEMPPGRPEVLTLAVRPDQLSEVYDRVRTEASAGRQTFVVCPLVEDSPKVQAASATAEYERLQGVFPDLRLGLLHGQLRSVDKQSVMQAFRDGALDVLVTTTVIEVGIDIPNSTIMVIEDADRFGLSQLHQLRGRLARHAGPNWCYLVADPSTEEGRTRIEAMVAIDDGFELAEIDLRIRGQGTVFGARQSGLSDLRLSDILRDKDELVAARREAFTLVDQDPDLSDHPDVRREVRALLGDDVEWLFRS; from the coding sequence GTGAGTAGCCTGGCCCACCTGTCGGAGGTGGCGGTCGAGCAGGTGAAACTGCTCTCCGGCCGACGGGGCGAGAAGCTCCGAAACGCAGGAATCGGAACCGTGGCCGATCTTCTCCAGCATGTTCCCCGTCGGTACATCGATCGTTCCCGAACCGAGCAGATTGCCACCGTGCCCGTCGGTCGAGAAGTCACGATCATCGGAACGGTTCAGAGGGTGTCGACGAGACGGCCCCGGCGCAACCTCGCGATCACCGAGGCGGTCGTCTCCGACGAGAGTGCACGTATCACCGTCGTGTGGTTCAACCAGGCTTTTCGCGAACGTCAGCTCTCCGTCGGCGCAGAGGTGGCCCTCTCGGGGAAGGTCGAATCGTTTCGGGGGAGACTTCAGATGAAGAGCCCGGACGTCGACCTGATGCGGTCCGCCTCCGAGAGCCTGGTCACCGGCAGGGTGGTTCCGGTGTATCCGTCTGCAGGCGGCTTGTCATCCGGATACCTTCGGAGGGCGATCCACAATGCGCTCGGGAGGGCACGACCGATCGATGACCCGCTTCCTTCGGAGATGGTGCGGCGGCTGGGGCTGATCGACCGCGATCGGGCGATCTCCGACATTCACTTCCCCGAGACTCCCGACGTCGTCGCTCCGGCTCGTCGCAGGCTCGTATTCGACGAGCTGTTTCGTCTGGAGGTCGCCCTCGCCCTCTCGAAGCGGCAAATGATCGAAGAGGCGGTGGGGATTGCACACGGTCCAGACGGTTTGTTGCTCGGACGCTTCATCGAAGGGCTCCCGTTCACGCTGACCTCCGCGCAGGGCCGGGTCATCGACGAGATCGGCCGCGACATGCAAGCGCCGCATCCGATGCATCGGCTCCTCCTCGGCGAGGTCGGATCGGGCAAGACGGTGGTCGCCGTCTCTGCACTGATGACCGGCGTCGAAGGGGGCTACCAGGGAGCCGTGATGGCTCCCACCGAAGTGCTCGCCGTTCAGCACTATCTCTCGATCACGGCGCTTCTCGCAGGAGCAGGGCTGGCTCCACCACCCGACGACACCCCGAACCTCTTCAGCGGTGAGGGCACCGGTGTGAAGCTGGCGCTGTTGACCTCTTCCAACGCCGAGGTGAACTTCCGGCCTCACGTGACGCGCGACGAGGTCGTGGAGCTCGTCGCCGAGGGTGCAGTCGACATCGTCGTCGGGACACATGCACTCATTCAGGAAGGGGTCCGCTTCGCCGCTCTCGGGGTCGCCGTCATCGATGAGCAACATCGGTTCGGAGTCCACCAGCGCGTGCTGCTCAAAGAGAAGGCGGACGACGCGGATCCCGATCTCCTCATCATGACTGCCACGCCCATCCCGAGGACGCTCTCAATGACGCTCTATGGGGATCTCGACGTCTCTCTGCTCGATGAGATGCCGCCGGGCCGGCCGGAAGTCCTGACGCTGGCGGTACGTCCGGATCAGCTCTCCGAGGTCTACGACCGGGTCCGCACGGAAGCATCCGCGGGCCGGCAGACGTTCGTCGTGTGCCCCCTCGTCGAAGACAGCCCGAAGGTGCAGGCGGCGTCGGCGACGGCCGAGTATGAACGTCTCCAAGGCGTTTTTCCCGACCTTCGGCTCGGGCTGCTCCACGGTCAACTGCGATCGGTCGACAAACAGTCGGTCATGCAGGCCTTCCGCGACGGGGCCCTGGATGTGCTCGTCACCACCACGGTGATCGAGGTCGGAATCGACATACCCAACTCGACCATCATGGTGATCGAGGACGCCGATCGGTTTGGCCTGAGCCAACTGCACCAGCTCCGCGGCAGACTCGCCCGTCACGCCGGTCCGAATTGGTGTTACCTGGTCGCCGACCCTTCGACGGAGGAGGGCAGGACACGCATCGAAGCCATGGTGGCGATCGACGACGGATTCGAACTGGCCGAGATCGACCTGCGGATTCGTGGCCAAGGAACCGTGTTCGGCGCCCGCCAGTCGGGTCTGTCCGATCTTCGTCTGTCGGATATTCTCAGAGACAAGGATGAACTGGTCGCGGCTCGGCGCGAGGCGTTTACCCTCGTGGATCAGGATCCGGATCTCAGCGATCATCCGGACGTACGAAGGGAGGTGAGAGCCTTGCTGGGGGATGACGTTGAATGGCTCTTCAGGTCATGA